A window of Thermodesulfobacteriota bacterium contains these coding sequences:
- a CDS encoding thioesterase family protein, which translates to MEFHRVLSARRSLRAYASRPVEPGKVERMLEAARWSPSCGNRQSWRFVVVDRDAPARAAVEEALDAGNAWARVAPVLIVAGASRPAAAVVESRDYHLLDAGLSLMSLIYRGVDLGLLVHPMAGWREAPLREALGLPGDFAPMAVVAVGYAGNPEALDEETRRKDERPRSRKPLGEIAFDGRWGEPYAGTLPPSPAKVYETDLQLRFGDTDAMGHVNNATIVTYLETGRVHFFAEVLGARRVEDILFIVAEVSCRYRIPILLQDRVRVRMRITDVSRSSFRFRYDLLDPGDGRVFVEAETVQVMYDYKSGRPVPIDANFLAAVRDYVSGG; encoded by the coding sequence ATGGAATTCCACCGGGTCCTCTCCGCCCGCAGGAGCCTGCGGGCGTACGCATCCCGTCCCGTGGAGCCGGGGAAGGTCGAGCGGATGCTCGAGGCCGCCCGCTGGTCCCCTTCGTGCGGGAACCGGCAGTCGTGGCGCTTCGTGGTGGTGGATCGGGACGCCCCGGCGCGCGCGGCGGTGGAGGAGGCGCTCGACGCCGGGAACGCATGGGCCCGCGTCGCGCCGGTGCTGATCGTGGCGGGCGCGAGCCGGCCCGCCGCGGCGGTCGTCGAGAGCCGGGATTACCATCTCCTCGACGCGGGGCTTTCCCTCATGTCCCTCATCTACCGGGGAGTGGACCTGGGGCTGCTCGTCCACCCGATGGCCGGGTGGAGGGAAGCGCCGCTGCGCGAGGCGCTGGGGCTACCCGGAGACTTCGCGCCCATGGCGGTCGTCGCGGTCGGGTACGCCGGGAACCCGGAAGCGCTCGACGAGGAGACGCGCAGGAAGGACGAAAGGCCGAGGAGCCGCAAGCCGTTGGGAGAGATCGCCTTCGACGGCCGATGGGGGGAGCCGTATGCGGGGACGCTGCCTCCCTCGCCGGCGAAGGTCTACGAGACGGACCTCCAGCTCCGGTTCGGCGATACCGACGCGATGGGGCACGTCAACAACGCGACGATCGTCACCTACCTCGAGACGGGGCGCGTCCATTTCTTCGCCGAGGTGCTGGGGGCGAGGCGCGTCGAGGACATCCTGTTCATCGTCGCCGAGGTCTCCTGCAGGTACCGCATCCCGATTCTCCTCCAGGACCGGGTGCGCGTCCGGATGCGCATCACCGACGTCTCGCGCAGCTCGTTCCGCTTCCGATACGACCTCCTGGACCCGGGCGACGGGCGGGTGTTCGTCGAGGCGGAGACGGTCCAGGTGATGTACGACTACAAGTCGGGCCGGCCGGTCCCCATCGACGCGAACTTTCTCGCCGCCGTGCGCGATTACGTATCGGGGGGGTAG
- the mtgA gene encoding monofunctional biosynthetic peptidoglycan transglycosylase, giving the protein MKRNPRRRRRLLLILLAAIVLPAAWIGWSLLTLPSVAPLASPRFSTTIVVKDWRKRDRSFVVGPRNPRWTPYGSIPSAMKKAVVAAEDANFYAHEGVDYEALKDAILVDIEKGAFVRGGSTITQQLAKNLYLTREKTLVRKLKEVILARRIDDMVSKRRILELYLNVVELGPMVYGVGHASQYYFGKPASAMTVRECAFLASMLPGPRIYNPYRKMGRVTKRSDRILRRMVAARMITREEYAAAMAEVPNLAGLEKKVAKTLEEP; this is encoded by the coding sequence ATGAAACGGAACCCCCGCCGGCGCCGCCGGCTTCTCCTGATCCTTCTCGCGGCAATTGTCCTGCCCGCGGCGTGGATCGGCTGGTCCCTTCTCACGCTCCCGTCGGTCGCGCCGCTGGCGTCGCCCCGCTTCTCGACGACGATCGTCGTCAAGGACTGGAGGAAGCGGGACCGCTCCTTCGTCGTCGGCCCCCGGAACCCGCGCTGGACCCCGTACGGCTCCATCCCGTCCGCCATGAAGAAGGCGGTCGTCGCCGCGGAGGACGCCAATTTCTATGCGCACGAGGGGGTGGACTACGAGGCGCTGAAGGATGCGATTCTGGTCGACATCGAGAAGGGGGCGTTCGTCAGGGGAGGGAGCACCATCACCCAGCAGCTCGCGAAGAACCTCTACCTGACCCGCGAAAAGACGCTCGTCCGCAAGCTCAAGGAGGTCATCCTGGCCCGGCGCATCGACGACATGGTGAGCAAGCGGCGGATCCTCGAGCTGTACCTGAACGTGGTCGAGCTGGGCCCGATGGTGTACGGCGTCGGCCACGCCTCGCAGTATTATTTCGGCAAGCCCGCCTCCGCGATGACGGTGCGGGAGTGCGCGTTCCTTGCCTCGATGCTGCCGGGGCCCAGGATCTACAACCCGTACCGGAAGATGGGGCGGGTGACGAAGCGCTCCGACCGGATCCTCCGGAGGATGGTCGCCGCGCGGATGATCACGCGGGAGGAGTACGCCGCGGCGATGGCGGAGGTCCCCAACCTGGCGGGGCTGGAAAAGAAGGTTGCGAAAACTCTGGAGGAGCCA